Part of the Pomacea canaliculata isolate SZHN2017 linkage group LG11, ASM307304v1, whole genome shotgun sequence genome is shown below.
GACACATATGaattccttaaatattaaaactgctGCCTTCTATCACGCACGAAAACACACAGTCAATGCAACAATAACACTAAATCTCATGATGTAACTTTAAATGCTTTGAATATTCTGATgaccatattttttaaaaaagtatgcaaacataaaataaaaaaaaaatactaatacaTTTACCTCCAACATCAGTAGCTCTTTTTCTATCCGTCTcactttttcttgacaacaatCCACACTTGACAAGTGCTTTACCCACACTTCTTGTTGCCAGTCGGACCTAAAGTtcaggctgttgaccctgtctgtcagagcctgtgtcatgtgtatcagtGCAGGACGTGGTGACACTGCGATGACTCGcgtcacaatgtgtttgtgtgacgtcaccttcccTAGACGGTTGCTAAGGTCAGTCTTGACGTCACATAATGAATTCCTTATTTCGAGATGTGACGTCCTAATCTTGTCCCTAAACCTGTTACGAAAATCTTCCACCATCTTGTGTAGACGGTCACATGACTTGTCTACCAgcgccatgtcttcttgttcgctGACATTAACTCCCTGtagacgtgacgtcagctgacCTATAACCTGCTCTAGCTTCTGCTCTGCTTCTGCCAGAATCTTTGTCAAGTGCTTCATTGAATTTTGAGCTGACTCTACTTCATCGTTAAGACAGTTTACTTCGGGGCATACTTTGTGTTTGGTAGTCTTACAGGCTGAGCAGACAGCGAGGCGGTGCTCGCGGCAGAAGAACTCcgcctgtttgtcgccgtggtcagcacacagtgcagggcggctggcagccagacgttcaggtgtcacagtgctgacactctccacatcgtgactgcgggtCACTGAGAGTTTTTTATGAGCTTTTGTACACGCTGA
Proteins encoded:
- the LOC112576294 gene encoding transcription intermediary factor 1-alpha-like translates to MLCSACTKAHKKLSVTRSHDVESVSTVTPERLAASRPALCADHGDKQAEFFCREHRLAVCSACKTTKHKVCPEVNCLNDEVESAQNSMKHLTKILAEAEQKLEQVIGQLTSRLQGVNVSEQEDMALVDKSCDRLHKMVEDFRNRFRDKIRTSHLEIRNSLCDVKTDLSNRLGKVTSHKHIVTRVIAVSPRPALIHMTQALTDRVNSLNFRSDWQQEVWVKHLSSVDCCQEKVRRIEKELLMLELDPQPPVLEFHDNCGANIRLTNWNTTVEKINPLALCNGVVVSRDAMVANVLYEVRVDKVSYKHNKLSLGVTRISPARLLVTELSKDLEDSFIVSYIGIYYRGQYVLTKQGKVLGRLKVGSRVGLLVDSSNNLHLYIDGQDQGVVAKRVPLPCFAVFDIWSSVTKVTALPIPRMA